In the genome of Cydia splendana chromosome 12, ilCydSple1.2, whole genome shotgun sequence, the window acgaacgcgtacagcgagcctagtacgtcgggctacgcccgactcttttagtatgagggcgccgaaggcgcccggctttggaacgcgtacatcgtgcttcgtacgttgggctacggccgactcttttagtatgtgggcgccgaaggcgcccggctttggaacgcgtacagcgagcctcgtacgtcgggctacgcccgactcttttagtatgagggcgccgaaggcgcccggctttggaacgcgtacatcgtgcttcgtacgtcgggctacggccgactcttttagtataagggcgccgaaggcgcccggatttggaacgcgtacatcgtgcttcgtacgttgggctacggccgactcttttagtatgagggcgccgaaggcgcccggctttggaacgcgtacagcgagcctcgtacgtcgggctatgcccgactctatgtgctaattgagctctttcaaatgatatacaacacgtcattattacttatttttatttttttggttcgtgactttatgacctctagagggcgccgtgttaatttttttgtgacgtcatatagcctataaccagcggacgattcgAACGAcacgtcgtttgtcaaatttcaatgagtactttagaagttatgaggtaacagatgaacatacatacatacatacccacaaacataccggtcaaaatcataaccctcgttttgcgttgccgtagtcgggtaaaaaagtTTGACAACTTTTTAACAGTTATTATGTTAAAAATCACCAGGTTTACCTTGACTCCACACAATGTACAGTATAGCAGTATCCTAAACACCTCTTTACTCATTAAATTCTCCAATGCTCTCAATGATATGCATTCTTCCACTGTACATGCATTCGGCTCAAATATGGTGCCTCTTGTGGCATCGGGATGGAGTTTGTTGAGCATGTCTCGGCTGGTGTAGAGGGTCTCGGAGTATGTGAGAGCGCCGGCCTTGAGCATCCACGTAAAGTGGGAGTGCAGccttttgaatacattttcATCACCTGAAATgtactttttaaataatttgttaacATTAGTTCTCTCCTATACTCTAGCGGCACACCATACAAGAATAATTTAGAGTCAAATCAAATTTGGTCTAGTTAgtatacaattattatttattattagaatGTAGTTAACATTTTATCAAACAAACTATGTTATTAGTTTTGCCTGGCTGATGGAACAAATTTGAGTGCACTTATTTCTTATGAATGGTCCGTTGTGATGGTCTTTAACTACCTACTTTGGTCAGTCAGGCTTTGGTCAGGCTgcagttttttaaattttatttaatataacagttataaAATGACTACTTTACATACCAGTACACTAAGCTTAAGTGGGTCTAGGCtgtactgtacagtcacctgcaataatatgttacacaacgaaagctgcaaaaatatctgtcacgatcttatttgtagagccgtaagagtgtgtcacatatttttacggCCGCGAAGAGTAACATTATTGCGGGTGACTGTACATCTCTGGcagcataataaaataaacataccaGTTAGCTGCATGAGTGACCTAGACTGTCCGAAGTCATTTCTGCCAGTTTTAAGTCTCAATGCTCTTTGGGAACAAACTTTCTGTTCATTGTCATAAACTACCTCCGCTAAGTCTTGAAgttcttttgatattttctgaagaaaaaaataataattttagtaaTCATACATTTtgcaatttaaaaagttataCACAActttagtaatattttattatagttCCACTTCCACCTTTTGTGTTTGTAGcatgtaaataaatagttacATACACAACAAACACAAAAAGTTACGGAAGGAACAAATAAAAGATTTGCGTAAATggaatggaataaaaaaaactaacctgCATATGTTCTGACAATAAAGGAGTTATATTAAGTAGCAACATTTTATCTTTCATCAGCACTACAATGGAGAACCACCGCTTGAGTCCTCTGGCGCGAGTGTCTCTGATTTGAAAGGTGAGGCTCAGTACATGGCCTCTAGTGTCACTAAAATAGACTACACCTCCTTCCTTACTCCAGCTTACctggtaaaaaaatatatagacaccactatttaaaaacaataaaaaaaaaagaatattttAAGGAAGACACATACCTCACAAGTTATGCTTCTAATAGCAGCTTGTCTCAAAAAAGCTGTTACATCCGGATTAGGAACTGACTCCCTACTACAGTATATACAACCATCGTCATCCCGCGACACAAGGACAGTCTCTGGACCCAGCGAAGTACATCCACAGCACTGTGCAGTGCATTTTGAGGATTCGGTGGTGTGCTGCTCGTCATCCGTCGTGAATGTGCAGAATAACGGTCGGGGCCCGTGAGCCTCACAGAAATGACATAAGCCAACTATTGCATTCATTACAAATAGGTTAATTACGACGTTAACTTGTTAAAAATATCCTTTCGAATGACAAATCTTGAAATGTCACTGTCAAATTACAGCTGTTGCTGTATATATTCTGAACGCATCCTTAAAAACTTAAGATCAATCCAGACGGGacaaatttttcaaattataaattgtcaatttaattgtgtggtgaaaaaaataaATGCCAATTTCGGCACTAGATTCGATTCTTAAAGGGTTTATTAGGCCAACTAGTGGTTAATTATCTTTGATTTCATGATACCGATCGGCGATCAATGACATTGTGTGAGCGGGACAGCAGTATAGGTAACTaggcgcgtgcgatagagataggaataGGCGGGTCAGTGTACGAAATCCTAGTGCTAAGCGGCTTTTCTTCATGCAATatcttcttccttgcgttatcccggcattctgccacggctcatgggaacctggggtccgcttgacaacgaatcccatgatttgacgtaggcactagtttttacgaaagcgactgccatctgaccttccaacccagaggggaaactaggccttattgggattagtccggtttcctcacgatgttttccttcaccgaaaagcaactggtcaAATCATattaatatcaaatgatatttcgtacataagttccgaaaaactcattggtacgagccggggtttgaacccgcgacctccggattgaaagtcgcacgctcttaccgctaggccaccagcgctcagaAAGACACGAGTTGCAATTTAcctgggtgaatcaacttttaagtGTTCAACGTCACACGTACAGTCCCTGATCGATAatacaaatttatacaaaagTATGAGTTTTTTCAGTATTCCGCTATGTtcctattaatattttctaatattttattacaaaacatttcattttgtttcCAATTTACCCGTTCTTTATTGGTTGTCCAACAGACCTAAAGTTGGTTTTCCATAGTAGGACGGATTGTCCCCTTGCAACAGTGCACCGTAAAACTTTGtactatgaaaaaaaatactgttgtgGAATTGATATTTAAACACGTAATCATTTTTATGGATAAGTATCATCAATAAAATATACCGATTTTTGCATGTAACGGCTTATGAATTTCTTGCGTTTAAATTTTGTCCCTTGAATTATCCACGTCATGCAGGTCAACTGGACAACCATATATTAATTATGAAATCTAGATATATATAACGTAGCAAGATACTTGACGACAAGTTCAAGTTTCTGGTAAGCAGATAGGCCTACTCGCCATTTTGATTAAACGAAACTCGCGGAGTGTGGGTGGCTTTATTATATGTCCATCGGACCACTGGCAtaaatacttaacatattacaataaattgtattgtaccaGATACTACTTCACATATATTTTACCGTAAGGgtgaaataaacacaaaaaatctttagaatttattatatggCTCAAAGTTTTAGATAAGTCCCTCTGACAACTAGTCACTTGGACAACGGAAGTGGTTGTCCATAGGACATTTTGGTTGTCTCTTggacttttttagatttttatagggtctgaaacaaattcaataaagtatcagaaagcactaacatacatatatatgttgGTGCTTTCcgatattttattaagtttgtTTCATTTAGTACCCTCTTtaagatttattattaatatttccatTGGACAACCAGATATGTCTATGGGACAACTAAGTTGTCCCTAAATTGAAAAACAGAtatctttattattttctttgtaaATTAAAGAGcagttcatattttttttaaaggtacaataacacaatataaaacaaagtagcaG includes:
- the LOC134795609 gene encoding folliculin isoform X1, whose translation is MNAIVGLCHFCEAHGPRPLFCTFTTDDEQHTTESSKCTAQCCGCTSLGPETVLVSRDDDGCIYCSRESVPNPDVTAFLRQAAIRSITCEVSWSKEGGVVYFSDTRGHVLSLTFQIRDTRARGLKRWFSIVVLMKDKMLLLNITPLLSEHMQKISKELQDLAEVVYDNEQKVCSQRALRLKTGRNDFGQSRSLMQLTGDENVFKRLHSHFTWMLKAGALTYSETLYTSRDMLNKLHPDATRGTIFEPNACTVEECISLRALENLMSKEVFRILLYCTLCGVKIVIKSSHTDPIVIAKGLSRLLPVTSYDRVPHIIISSEEQVNSPNVCVLEELCSHFSCKWQGAIPNKCPTLMNRIEAAIANTKLNDAVLHQHVKFLQLEWQGIAKSVKAAITSSGPSSSNVTKLKQVLSVTQQDEALVNYWISNFCS
- the LOC134795609 gene encoding uncharacterized protein LOC134795609 isoform X2, whose translation is MNAIVGLCHFCEAHGPRPLFCTFTTDDEQHTTESSKCTAQCCGCTSLGPETVLVSRDDDGCIYCSRESVPNPDVTAFLRQAAIRSITCEKISKELQDLAEVVYDNEQKVCSQRALRLKTGRNDFGQSRSLMQLTGDENVFKRLHSHFTWMLKAGALTYSETLYTSRDMLNKLHPDATRGTIFEPNACTVEECISLRALENLMSKEVFRILLYCTLCGVKIVIKSSHTDPIVIAKGLSRLLPVTSYDRVPHIIISSEEQVNSPNVCVLEELCSHFSCKWQGAIPNKCPTLMNRIEAAIANTKLNDAVLHQHVKFLQLEWQGIAKSVKAAITSSGPSSSNVTKLKQVLSVTQQDEALVNYWISNFCS